CGATCGCGATCTGGGGGATGGAATTCTGCTGCCTTCGGTGATGCTCAAGCACGACGACGATCGCTTTCTCGATGATCTAACGGTGCGCGATCTGGAAAAAGAATTGAAGGTGCCGATTCTGAAAGTTGGGGCGATCGAGGAACTGCTGACAACCTGTACACAGGAGCAAGAATGCGAGGTGGTTTAAATGGGGTTTTAGGAGGGGTTTTAGGGGATTAGGGAGGATTAAACATCCTGGTTTAGATTATGAGATTTTCCCTAGCTGCCCCGACGCGGGGACGAATCGGCATCGAGGTAGGCAATAAACAGCGCCAGGCTAAATCCGATAATGGCTAAACCCGACAGTCCGCCGGAGAAGGCGTTGTAGAGTCCGTGCAGCACAGCAACAATCGCTAAACCCACGCCCAGCAGCAGGCGACGACCGGAATACTCGCCAGGATACTCCAGTGACAGCCCAATAAAGTAGCCCACAATGCCCGTCAGCACCGCATGAAACAGAGGCAGCGACACAAAGCGAATCGTATTGGCTGCCAGATACAAACCCAGGTCAAGCTGTCCGCGCATGAGGGCGATCGCATACTGCACGGAATAGGCACCACTTTCGGCAACTGCAAACCCCAGTCCACACATTGCCCCATAAAAGGCGGCGGTACGGGGATCGGGCAATTGCAGGTTTGGGGAGGAATCAGGAGAACGGCGATTTCGGGGACGAAGATTTTTCGGACGGACGGCTATCATCAGCAGCACTGGAATTGCCTTACAGATTTCCTCCAGCACCCCAACTCCCAGCACAAACCCTACCAGACGCCCCGACAGACCCTGCCCTACTGCACCATAGAGCAAATTGAAGGGCGGCAATCGCTGCACCATTAGCAGCACCGGAATACTGATGAACACCGTAAACAAAACCCCGGCGATCGTCCTTTTCCAGGAAACGCGGGTTGGCTGGATTAGGTGATAGAGCAACAGCGCCCAAACGATCGCGCAATAAATTCCAGTTAGCCAGGCAACATGGCTGAGGGGCACCTGGGCAGCCAGCAGATTGATTGCCAGCGGCACCAGTCCCAGAAACAGGAGCAACCGCACGATCGCACTGCGATAGAGTTCCGGGCGAAATATTTTCTGATAGGGAAACAGGGCAGTCAGCGAAATTTTGCGACGAGCAGGTAAGTTACCATTTTTGCGATCGGGCTGCGTCATGCGGGGGAGAAGGAGCAATGGCTCCAATAGGGGCACTGCATCTGTTTAATTTTGTAAAGAATTAAGCCAAAGATTGAGATATAAAAATGTATCTGAAGAACTAGAAAATCAAATTTAGTTTTGTTAGTATTGCCTCAAAATAAAACCATTTAACCCCATCTCACCAAGCTTGAACAGAATGAGTTCTTGTCAGGCAGGGAACTGGATTCCATTGAGCTGTCTTGCTTGCTCTGCAACGCTTTGTGCAGATTGGCACTTATCTCTTCAGTCCGTATTCAGTTGGCATTGATTTAAGAACGAGGTCATATGGAATACACATTTGAAATTATTGGTGTATCTCCAATTTTATCTTTTTTTAATCATCAGCTAGAGAGCGGAAAAGACAAACCTTCTGCAAAAAAATGTCCTGCCTATGTCGGCTCCTATCACTGCACATTAGATGCCTTCATCGAGTCTATTGAGTTCCTGCCTGCCCGCCAGCAGTGGCATCTCGATCGCGTTGTAGATACTGTAATTCAGTTTTGGCTCAACAACGGAGAGCAGATTCACCTCTGGAAAAAGCGGCTTGCCGATGCGGGGAGGGATAGCCTGTTGGTAGGTCGGGTGGCGGATTTGGAAGCGCTGCGATCGGAGTTTGAGTCTTTGCTGTAGCAGGGTTTTAGCCTCGTTTATTTCTTTATTAGCGGCTAGCTGTAAACTCCTTGAAATACTTACCATCTAACGCGGTTCTGCTCATCATTGATGTGCAAAAGGC
This is a stretch of genomic DNA from Leptolyngbya ohadii IS1. It encodes these proteins:
- a CDS encoding PrsW family intramembrane metalloprotease, whose protein sequence is MTQPDRKNGNLPARRKISLTALFPYQKIFRPELYRSAIVRLLLFLGLVPLAINLLAAQVPLSHVAWLTGIYCAIVWALLLYHLIQPTRVSWKRTIAGVLFTVFISIPVLLMVQRLPPFNLLYGAVGQGLSGRLVGFVLGVGVLEEICKAIPVLLMIAVRPKNLRPRNRRSPDSSPNLQLPDPRTAAFYGAMCGLGFAVAESGAYSVQYAIALMRGQLDLGLYLAANTIRFVSLPLFHAVLTGIVGYFIGLSLEYPGEYSGRRLLLGVGLAIVAVLHGLYNAFSGGLSGLAIIGFSLALFIAYLDADSSPRRGS